The following are encoded in a window of Limibacter armeniacum genomic DNA:
- a CDS encoding mechanosensitive ion channel family protein gives MGDNLYNYSEKLKDLIFEYGPKLVAAIIVLIIGLWVVKALTAMIKRQLDKRNLDPSLKPFLGGLFNMLMKVLLVIAVLSTMGIEMTSFVAILGAAGLAIGMALSGTLQNFAGGVMILIFKPFKVGDFVEAQGFMGVVKEIQIFVTILKTGDNKTIYIPNGPLSTGTLTNYSVEPNRRVEWTFGIGYGDNVDKAQEILRGLIAQDERIHETPEPFIAVSALADSSVNLVVRVWTKSGDLWPVFFDMNKKVYNAFNEQGINIPFPQMDVHVHNNA, from the coding sequence ATGGGAGATAACCTTTATAACTACTCTGAAAAACTGAAGGACCTGATTTTTGAATATGGTCCAAAACTGGTGGCCGCCATTATTGTCCTGATTATTGGTCTTTGGGTTGTGAAAGCACTCACTGCCATGATTAAGCGACAACTGGATAAGCGAAACCTTGACCCAAGCCTGAAGCCTTTTCTGGGTGGCCTTTTCAATATGCTGATGAAGGTGCTGCTAGTCATTGCTGTATTAAGTACAATGGGTATCGAGATGACGTCCTTTGTTGCTATTTTAGGTGCAGCAGGCTTAGCAATTGGAATGGCGTTATCGGGAACCTTGCAGAACTTTGCAGGTGGTGTCATGATCTTGATATTCAAGCCTTTTAAGGTAGGGGATTTTGTGGAGGCTCAGGGATTTATGGGAGTGGTGAAAGAGATTCAGATTTTTGTGACAATCTTGAAGACAGGGGATAACAAAACGATCTATATTCCCAATGGACCGCTTTCTACAGGCACACTAACGAATTACTCTGTTGAGCCAAATCGACGGGTAGAGTGGACGTTTGGTATAGGATACGGTGATAATGTGGATAAAGCACAGGAGATTCTGAGAGGATTGATCGCTCAGGATGAGCGGATACACGAAACACCTGAGCCTTTTATAGCTGTTTCTGCATTGGCAGATAGCTCTGTAAACCTAGTGGTGAGGGTATGGACAAAGAGTGGAGACCTTTGGCCAGTGTTTTTTGATATGAACAAAAAAGTTTACAACGCATTTAATGAGCAGGGTATCAATATCCCATTCCCACAAATGGATGTACACGTTCATAATAATGCATAA
- a CDS encoding oxygenase MpaB family protein, producing MKKLSPTKLIEQLDPVKDHQRIVFYLGTQVFWWDTEKALEFALFRTFAVPSISKLLEETGEFQQHPMKRYDDTELILAEISENGYNSERGKKAFRRMNAMHNYYNIGNEDMLYVLSTFIFEPIRWNAKYGWRPLSEKEKMASFYFWCEVGRRMNIKGMPETYDAFEDFNRRFEEKHFRFESSNQVIGNITVNLLLGFYMPKVFFPLGRYVVYAMMDNPLLDAMKFPHPPKWLRKMVGKGMQLRAGILRMLPKRKTPVLTTTRKRPTYPAGYAIESLGTFPKGKCPIHG from the coding sequence ATGAAAAAACTTAGTCCTACCAAACTAATTGAGCAATTAGACCCTGTAAAAGACCATCAGAGAATTGTATTCTATTTAGGAACTCAGGTGTTTTGGTGGGACACTGAGAAGGCATTGGAATTTGCACTTTTCCGAACTTTTGCGGTACCGTCCATTTCAAAGTTATTGGAAGAGACCGGAGAGTTTCAGCAGCATCCGATGAAACGTTATGATGATACGGAACTGATTTTGGCTGAAATCTCAGAAAACGGCTATAACAGTGAGCGAGGAAAAAAAGCATTCAGGAGAATGAATGCTATGCATAATTATTACAATATCGGTAATGAGGATATGCTCTATGTCCTGAGTACCTTTATATTTGAGCCTATTAGATGGAATGCAAAGTATGGATGGAGACCATTGTCAGAAAAGGAAAAAATGGCTTCTTTCTATTTTTGGTGTGAGGTAGGCAGGCGCATGAACATCAAAGGTATGCCTGAGACGTATGACGCTTTTGAAGACTTCAATAGACGTTTTGAAGAGAAGCACTTTCGCTTTGAGTCTTCCAATCAGGTAATCGGAAATATTACAGTAAACCTGCTTTTGGGTTTTTATATGCCTAAGGTATTTTTTCCTTTAGGTAGGTATGTGGTGTATGCCATGATGGACAATCCGTTGCTTGATGCAATGAAGTTTCCCCATCCGCCTAAATGGCTGCGAAAAATGGTGGGAAAAGGGATGCAATTAAGGGCTGGCATATTGAGGATGTTGCCAAAACGGAAAACGCCGGTACTGACTACTACTCGTAAGCGACCAACCTATCCTGCTGGTTATGCTATTGAGTCACTAGGAACTTTTCCAAAGGGGAAATGTCCTATTCATGGGTAG
- a CDS encoding C40 family peptidase, whose amino-acid sequence MKFLKWTSSVVLAVALYSCNGQAEERLKSLEELTDQVINEHVSDKRLAVAEPVLKLEEGKLVLLGKTDMPEVKEAVLKALSEKGEVIDRMELLPEAELGDNHFAVVNISVANMRVRGSHSAGMAKQATMGEVLKVLEKEGSWYRVQTTDHYIGWISNGSIELATSEAKQSWDSRPKVIYTKPTGFVYENTFDKEKTVSDIVYGNLLALKETQTHRYKVEFPDGREGFVLKSEAMPIEEWKQTRVLTQENLVNTAKTYLGLPYNWGGNSYKGVDCSGFTGGVYFANGLLLPRDASQQVRIGDEIDTLNNFANLQDGDLLFFGRGATDSTTEKVTHVGMWIGNQSFIHSSGHVRISSVDSTAENYDEYNLNRLLHVKRVLGSKNLKETIDLKISKAL is encoded by the coding sequence ATGAAATTTTTAAAGTGGACTAGCAGTGTGGTATTGGCTGTTGCCTTGTATAGCTGTAATGGACAAGCGGAAGAGCGTCTTAAAAGCTTGGAAGAATTGACAGACCAAGTAATTAATGAGCATGTATCTGATAAGCGCTTGGCTGTTGCAGAACCTGTTTTGAAACTGGAGGAAGGAAAGTTGGTGCTGTTGGGTAAAACGGATATGCCAGAAGTAAAGGAGGCTGTATTGAAGGCACTTTCAGAAAAAGGTGAAGTGATTGACAGAATGGAGTTACTTCCTGAGGCAGAACTAGGAGATAATCATTTTGCTGTAGTCAATATCTCGGTTGCCAATATGCGGGTAAGGGGTAGTCACTCAGCTGGAATGGCCAAGCAGGCTACGATGGGAGAAGTCCTGAAAGTATTGGAAAAGGAGGGAAGTTGGTACCGTGTCCAGACAACAGACCATTATATTGGGTGGATCAGTAACGGTTCAATTGAGTTGGCTACAAGTGAGGCAAAACAAAGTTGGGATAGCAGGCCTAAAGTAATTTATACCAAACCTACTGGCTTTGTGTATGAAAATACTTTTGATAAGGAAAAGACGGTCTCTGATATTGTATATGGTAACTTGTTGGCACTGAAAGAAACACAGACACACCGATATAAAGTAGAATTCCCAGATGGCCGTGAAGGCTTCGTCCTGAAAAGTGAGGCAATGCCAATCGAGGAATGGAAACAGACAAGAGTACTTACACAAGAAAATCTGGTCAATACAGCCAAGACATATTTGGGGCTGCCATACAACTGGGGGGGGAATTCTTATAAAGGTGTAGACTGTAGCGGTTTTACTGGAGGAGTATACTTTGCTAATGGTTTGCTTCTACCAAGAGATGCATCGCAACAGGTACGTATTGGAGATGAGATTGATACTCTTAATAATTTTGCTAATCTTCAGGATGGAGACCTGCTGTTTTTCGGAAGAGGAGCAACGGATTCCACTACTGAGAAAGTGACACATGTAGGTATGTGGATAGGGAACCAATCGTTTATTCACTCTTCAGGACATGTAAGAATCAGCAGTGTAGACTCTACTGCTGAAAACTATGATGAGTATAACCTCAATAGGCTGTTGCATGTGAAAAGAGTTTTGGGTAGCAAAAACCTGAAAGAGACGATTGACTTAAAAATATCAAAAGCATTATAA
- a CDS encoding dipeptide epimerase, translating to MRKLHMKSVDLPLKHTFKTAHSQRDVQRSIIVSIEERGHMGYGEATVNTYFGVTETQILQGIESVRAIVEYFEWGTPEELHALLSAELKGNTFPLCALDEAAYDLYGKLNGQSTYQYWGLKPHNLPLSNYTIGIDTIANMVAKMEEMPWPVYKIKLGTKEDIDIVRELRKHSDADFRVDANCAWGVEETVKNAAAFREMGVSFVEQPMEPENWEGMKKVYAQSVLPLVADESCIREEDVEKCVGHFHGINIKLTKCGGPTVARRMIEKARQHDMKVMVGCMTESSVGISAIAQLLPMLDYVDMDGSILLKEDPAEGVRLDFGKVIYPERYGNGAHWK from the coding sequence ATGAGAAAATTACATATGAAATCAGTGGATCTGCCACTGAAACATACTTTTAAGACAGCACACAGCCAGCGAGATGTTCAGCGCTCAATCATTGTGTCAATTGAGGAACGAGGACATATGGGATATGGAGAAGCTACGGTTAACACTTACTTTGGTGTAACAGAAACACAGATTCTACAAGGGATTGAGTCGGTACGTGCCATTGTGGAGTACTTTGAGTGGGGAACGCCCGAAGAGCTTCATGCTTTGCTTAGTGCGGAACTGAAAGGGAACACTTTTCCGTTATGTGCACTGGATGAGGCTGCTTATGACCTTTATGGGAAGCTGAATGGTCAGTCGACTTATCAATACTGGGGATTGAAACCTCACAATTTACCACTCTCCAATTATACTATAGGGATAGATACCATCGCCAATATGGTGGCAAAGATGGAAGAAATGCCTTGGCCTGTTTATAAAATCAAGCTAGGTACAAAAGAAGATATCGATATTGTCCGTGAGTTACGTAAGCATTCTGATGCAGACTTTCGTGTAGATGCCAATTGTGCTTGGGGAGTAGAGGAAACGGTCAAGAATGCAGCCGCATTTAGGGAAATGGGAGTTTCATTTGTGGAACAGCCTATGGAGCCAGAGAACTGGGAAGGGATGAAAAAGGTGTATGCACAATCTGTATTGCCTTTGGTAGCTGATGAATCTTGTATCAGGGAAGAAGATGTTGAGAAGTGTGTAGGACATTTTCATGGTATCAATATCAAGTTGACCAAATGTGGTGGTCCAACGGTAGCCCGTAGAATGATAGAGAAGGCAAGGCAACATGATATGAAGGTGATGGTAGGTTGTATGACAGAATCTTCTGTGGGAATCTCCGCAATAGCACAACTGTTGCCTATGTTGGATTATGTGGATATGGATGGGAGTATCCTGCTAAAGGAAGACCCCGCTGAAGGAGTTAGGTTGGATTTTGGCAAGGTGATTTACCCTGAGAGATACGGAAACGGTGCTCATTGGAAATAA
- a CDS encoding serine hydrolase domain-containing protein, with translation MKHYYFLLLLSFGTLSCQKSPQQQTMGESVKEETLEETLNGLQKQYDILGMSALAIKDGKEVFSYYNGMADVERQQPVTAKTKYRVASISKYVVTTGLMKLYEEGKFDLDTDVSKYLGFELRNPKHPAEVITIKHILTHSSGLSDSDAYFDFLMDTYKERNPSIEEVFKKEGKYYSDSTWSDNKPGVHFEYSNLGFGVIGNLIEKLSGERFDIYLRDHILRPLEISGSFNVNDLPDINELSVLYRREDLDPKKKWEPQTDNHKGEKPNAREDLKDYKAGWNGVAFGPQGSFRASAEELSKIMQLHMNKGTYKGKEILKPETVELMNSIHFKTDGDKVFEMVGLCAHIEDELLPDYRLFGHTGDAYGLHSLMFFNKEHNFGIVYIVNSSLVAEGKTGLYTVEEDLTRAIFEKLKPTLVDGDM, from the coding sequence ATGAAACACTATTACTTTTTGCTATTACTATCCTTCGGGACATTGTCCTGTCAAAAATCCCCACAACAACAGACTATGGGTGAATCTGTAAAAGAAGAAACATTGGAAGAAACCTTGAATGGGCTTCAGAAGCAATATGATATTTTGGGAATGAGTGCACTTGCCATCAAGGATGGGAAGGAAGTATTCAGTTACTATAATGGTATGGCAGATGTTGAACGTCAGCAGCCCGTAACTGCAAAAACAAAATACAGAGTTGCTTCCATTTCCAAATATGTGGTGACAACAGGCTTGATGAAACTGTATGAGGAAGGCAAGTTTGACCTTGATACAGATGTTAGCAAGTACTTGGGCTTTGAGTTGCGCAACCCAAAACATCCAGCAGAAGTGATCACAATCAAGCATATCCTGACACACTCTTCGGGGTTATCTGACAGCGATGCCTATTTTGATTTTCTAATGGATACATATAAGGAGCGCAACCCATCCATTGAAGAAGTATTTAAGAAAGAAGGTAAGTATTACAGCGACTCCACTTGGAGCGATAACAAGCCTGGTGTTCACTTCGAGTATTCCAATCTGGGCTTTGGGGTAATTGGTAACCTGATTGAAAAGCTGTCAGGTGAGCGTTTTGATATTTACTTGCGTGACCATATTCTGAGACCTTTGGAGATTTCGGGAAGTTTTAATGTGAATGACCTTCCTGATATCAATGAGTTGTCAGTATTGTACCGCCGTGAAGACCTTGACCCGAAAAAGAAATGGGAGCCACAAACGGATAACCATAAAGGGGAAAAGCCTAATGCGCGTGAAGATTTGAAAGATTATAAAGCAGGTTGGAATGGTGTAGCTTTTGGACCTCAAGGAAGCTTTAGGGCAAGTGCAGAGGAGTTGAGTAAAATCATGCAACTGCATATGAACAAAGGAACTTACAAAGGCAAAGAGATCCTGAAACCTGAAACGGTAGAGCTGATGAACTCGATTCATTTCAAGACAGATGGAGACAAGGTTTTTGAAATGGTAGGACTTTGTGCTCATATAGAAGACGAGCTGTTACCAGATTACCGTTTGTTTGGGCATACTGGGGATGCCTATGGTTTGCATAGCCTGATGTTCTTCAATAAGGAGCATAACTTTGGAATTGTATATATAGTCAACAGCTCTTTGGTGGCAGAAGGTAAAACCGGACTTTATACAGTAGAGGAGGACCTGACAAGAGCCATCTTTGAAAAACTGAAGCCTACATTGGTGGATGGAGATATGTAA
- a CDS encoding cold-shock protein — MNKGTVKFFNEEKGYGFIKDEESNKEYFVHVSGLIDEIKEDDRVVFELQEGRKGLNAVNVRISED, encoded by the coding sequence ATGAATAAGGGAACTGTTAAATTCTTTAATGAAGAGAAAGGTTATGGCTTCATTAAAGACGAAGAATCAAACAAAGAATACTTTGTACACGTGTCAGGTCTGATCGACGAGATCAAAGAAGATGACAGAGTAGTTTTTGAACTTCAAGAAGGAAGAAAAGGACTTAACGCCGTTAATGTTAGAATCTCAGAAGACTAA
- a CDS encoding glycosyltransferase family 2 protein, whose amino-acid sequence MCKVSVVLPFYNAESTLARAIESIQKQEMSDFELLLVDNNSSDDSKKVALSFVSDDSRIQLMEAAEQGVMHAFNCGLEKAQGRYIARMDADDVALPNRLKSQADWLDDHPETGLVAGLVRYEAHRKGTKGFQKYVNWVNSLVNWEAIQTSLFVESPIVNPTVMARKSLFDELGSYRDGDFPEDYELLLRWAGKGVKMEKVPEEVLIWYDSDTRLTRTDSRYTDDAFYRVKAAYLAKWLRDNNRYHPKVWVWGAGKRSRKRVAMLENHQVTVEGYIDIVPEKTTLAACIYFEDLPDPGNLFVVSYVGNRGIRDKIRAFLVDRGYREGIDFILAA is encoded by the coding sequence ATGTGCAAAGTGTCGGTGGTATTGCCTTTTTACAATGCCGAATCAACCCTTGCAAGGGCTATTGAGAGTATTCAGAAACAGGAAATGAGCGATTTTGAGCTACTGCTGGTGGATAACAATTCATCAGATGACAGTAAAAAAGTTGCTCTGAGTTTTGTCTCAGATGATAGCCGTATTCAGTTGATGGAAGCAGCAGAACAAGGTGTGATGCATGCCTTTAACTGTGGGCTGGAAAAAGCACAAGGAAGATACATAGCACGGATGGATGCTGATGATGTAGCATTGCCAAACAGGTTGAAAAGCCAGGCTGATTGGTTGGATGACCATCCGGAAACAGGACTGGTTGCTGGACTTGTCCGTTATGAAGCCCATCGTAAAGGGACAAAAGGTTTTCAGAAGTATGTCAACTGGGTCAATTCATTGGTCAATTGGGAAGCGATTCAAACGAGTCTTTTTGTGGAGTCGCCAATTGTAAACCCAACAGTGATGGCTCGTAAAAGCCTGTTTGATGAATTGGGCAGTTATCGAGATGGAGACTTTCCTGAAGATTATGAACTGCTTCTTCGTTGGGCAGGTAAAGGAGTCAAGATGGAGAAGGTACCTGAAGAGGTGCTGATCTGGTATGATTCCGACACTCGCCTGACCAGAACAGATAGCCGCTATACGGATGATGCTTTTTACAGGGTCAAGGCTGCTTACTTGGCTAAATGGCTACGGGACAATAATCGGTATCATCCAAAGGTATGGGTATGGGGAGCAGGAAAGCGTTCTCGGAAACGGGTTGCCATGTTGGAAAACCATCAGGTAACTGTTGAGGGTTATATTGATATAGTACCCGAAAAGACGACACTTGCGGCGTGTATTTATTTTGAAGACTTACCTGACCCGGGAAATCTCTTTGTCGTCTCTTATGTAGGAAACAGAGGAATCAGGGATAAGATAAGGGCATTTCTGGTTGATAGAGGTTATCGGGAAGGTATAGACTTTATCCTTGCAGCCTGA
- the nadA gene encoding quinolinate synthase NadA, with amino-acid sequence MLTEEIKASADELGYVDTPTNGIDLKEEIIRLKKEKNAVFLAHYYQIPEIQDLADFVGDSLALSQKAAEVDADIILFAGVHFMAETAKIINPEKKVILPDFKAGCSLAESAPVEKFREFVEAHPDHTVITYINSSAEVKAYTDITVTSTNALKIVNSLPKDEKIIFAPDKNLGKYIMKETGRDMLLWDGACIVHEAFAVDRLLELHKKYPNAKIIAHPESEMPVLKTASYVGSTAGLLKYVQEDDNEEYIVATEAGILHKMAQAVPHKTLIPAPTNEDNTCACSECHFMKMNTLQKVYNCLKYEYPEVHVSEDIRLKAIGSIQRMFELS; translated from the coding sequence ATGCTTACAGAAGAAATCAAGGCATCCGCTGACGAGTTGGGTTATGTAGACACGCCTACAAACGGCATTGACCTGAAAGAGGAAATCATCAGGCTGAAGAAAGAGAAAAATGCTGTTTTCCTGGCGCACTACTACCAGATTCCGGAAATACAGGACCTTGCAGACTTTGTTGGCGACAGCCTTGCGCTCTCCCAAAAAGCTGCTGAGGTCGATGCAGACATTATCTTGTTTGCAGGTGTACACTTTATGGCTGAAACTGCCAAAATCATCAATCCTGAAAAAAAAGTGATTCTGCCGGACTTCAAGGCTGGCTGTTCACTGGCTGAATCTGCTCCGGTAGAAAAATTCAGGGAGTTTGTGGAGGCACACCCTGACCATACGGTCATTACTTATATCAACTCTTCGGCTGAAGTGAAGGCTTATACTGATATCACAGTCACTTCTACCAATGCCTTGAAGATTGTCAACAGCTTGCCTAAAGATGAAAAAATCATCTTTGCCCCAGACAAAAACCTTGGCAAGTATATCATGAAAGAAACAGGTAGAGACATGCTGCTTTGGGATGGAGCCTGTATTGTACATGAAGCTTTTGCTGTTGACAGGCTGTTGGAACTTCACAAAAAGTACCCGAACGCCAAAATTATTGCTCACCCTGAATCAGAGATGCCGGTACTGAAAACTGCCTCTTATGTAGGTTCTACAGCCGGACTCCTGAAATATGTACAGGAAGACGACAATGAGGAGTACATTGTAGCGACAGAAGCAGGTATCCTGCACAAGATGGCGCAAGCAGTACCTCACAAGACGCTGATTCCTGCACCAACGAATGAGGACAATACTTGTGCTTGCAGTGAGTGTCATTTCATGAAAATGAATACACTGCAAAAGGTCTACAACTGTCTGAAATACGAATACCCTGAGGTACATGTATCTGAGGATATCCGTCTAAAGGCAATCGGTTCAATCCAAAGAATGTTTGAACTGTCTTAA
- the nadB gene encoding L-aspartate oxidase, with translation MKKVDFLIIGSGIAGMSYALKLAEHYENEPEQPTICILTKDQPQESNTQYAQGGIAAVINDSDSYEKHVQDTLNAGSYINNEDSVRLVVEKGPERIKELIKWGTNFDKNDKGEYSLAKEGGHSDFRILHYKDITGKEIQRALLERVKRYDNVTLYDHYFAVDLITQHHLGEKVTRRDQNINCYGVYALNEKSGEVETILAKVTLLATGGIGQVYRTTTNPAVATGDGIAMTYRAKGHVKGMEFVQFHPTALYHQGEEPAFLITEALRGAGAILRNHKHESFMERYDERGSLAPRDIVARAIDSEMKKSGHEHIWLDATHIDKKELLGHFPSIYAKCLSLGIDISKDLIPVAPAAHYLCGGIVVDEKAQTSINHLLACGECTHTGLHGANRLASNSLLEAAVYAHEAYLTALEQVKGVAFQDNIPAWNKDGTTVAEEMVLISQSRSDLRAVMSNYVGIVRSDERLKRAFRRTALIYEETEDLYKKTTLSVQLCELRNLINITYLIISAAMERTENIGLHYSISNEQEG, from the coding sequence ATGAAAAAAGTTGACTTTCTGATAATCGGGTCAGGCATTGCAGGAATGAGTTATGCGCTCAAACTGGCAGAACATTACGAGAATGAGCCTGAACAGCCTACCATCTGTATTCTGACCAAAGACCAACCTCAAGAGAGTAATACACAATATGCTCAAGGGGGAATTGCGGCTGTCATCAATGATTCAGACTCCTATGAAAAGCATGTACAGGATACGCTGAATGCAGGTTCTTATATCAATAATGAGGACAGTGTCAGACTGGTGGTGGAAAAAGGTCCCGAAAGGATTAAGGAATTGATCAAGTGGGGTACCAATTTCGATAAGAACGATAAAGGTGAATACAGCCTAGCCAAGGAAGGTGGACACTCCGATTTCAGAATTCTACACTACAAGGATATTACAGGAAAAGAAATTCAGCGGGCTTTGCTCGAAAGGGTAAAACGTTACGACAACGTCACACTCTATGACCATTACTTTGCTGTAGACCTGATTACGCAACACCATTTGGGCGAAAAGGTCACCCGACGCGATCAGAACATCAACTGCTACGGGGTATATGCACTCAATGAAAAGTCTGGTGAGGTAGAAACAATCCTTGCCAAAGTGACACTGCTTGCTACAGGTGGTATTGGACAGGTTTATCGTACAACCACCAACCCTGCGGTAGCTACAGGAGATGGCATTGCCATGACTTACCGTGCCAAGGGACATGTCAAAGGAATGGAGTTCGTACAGTTTCACCCTACTGCCTTGTACCATCAAGGTGAAGAACCTGCATTCCTTATCACAGAAGCATTGAGAGGTGCCGGAGCCATACTTCGCAACCATAAGCATGAGTCTTTTATGGAGAGGTATGATGAACGTGGCTCATTGGCACCTCGAGACATTGTAGCCCGTGCTATTGACTCTGAAATGAAGAAAAGCGGTCATGAGCATATATGGCTTGATGCCACGCATATTGACAAGAAAGAATTGCTTGGACACTTCCCGTCCATCTATGCCAAATGCCTCAGCCTTGGTATAGACATTAGTAAAGACCTGATTCCTGTTGCTCCTGCCGCTCATTACCTTTGTGGCGGTATTGTTGTGGATGAGAAAGCACAAACTTCCATCAACCATCTATTGGCTTGTGGTGAATGTACCCACACAGGACTACATGGCGCTAACAGACTGGCATCCAACTCCCTGCTGGAGGCGGCCGTTTATGCACACGAGGCATACCTGACAGCCCTTGAGCAAGTAAAAGGAGTTGCTTTCCAAGACAATATACCTGCATGGAACAAGGATGGTACTACCGTAGCGGAAGAGATGGTACTGATCTCTCAGAGCCGCTCAGACTTAAGAGCTGTAATGAGTAACTATGTAGGTATCGTCCGATCAGATGAACGATTGAAAAGAGCATTCAGACGTACAGCCCTGATCTATGAGGAAACAGAAGATCTTTACAAAAAAACCACCCTGTCGGTTCAGTTATGTGAATTACGTAACCTGATCAATATCACATACCTGATCATTAGTGCTGCCATGGAAAGAACCGAAAACATTGGTTTGCATTATTCCATCAGCAATGAGCAGGAAGGCTAA
- a CDS encoding 1-acyl-sn-glycerol-3-phosphate acyltransferase, producing MNKNIGKYSVGYALLKLYLQTAHNKLYYRKVTVTGEENIPKDGPVIFAANHPNHLMDPLAILFTLPGQPVFMARADIFQSKFLAKILNGFKILPIYRQRDGFKTVQNRNEAIAEIVVDHLLKKRKLVIHPEGSTVQSRKVRPLKKGLARLAFQTAEAGNFDLDLKIVPAGIHYGNFSKHGSELLVQYGEPIMLKDYFASYHENSVVTINQLTKDIHIRMMELTPHFKDQDVSDLTMIEEQQLMDTPQSERFLYMQDYANRLAELKESDPAAWTEVQESYKHYRNTLAKGGVKERNLHNFSYPVSNFNMVAAVLASPLALWGTLHHMPSLFLSHKLASIDKDPESYSMMRYASSALTLPIFYGTYMGAMAYFTDWQTSLVYGVSLPLTAFIATRMRNTYEHVYFRGKFHWLKSTKKKLFEQIKASGKSLQEKIKDMDKAKATS from the coding sequence ATGAATAAAAATATTGGAAAATATTCTGTGGGTTATGCCCTTTTGAAATTGTATTTGCAGACTGCCCACAACAAATTGTACTATCGAAAAGTGACCGTTACAGGAGAAGAAAATATTCCAAAAGACGGTCCTGTTATCTTTGCTGCTAATCACCCAAACCACTTGATGGACCCGTTGGCGATACTTTTTACGCTCCCAGGGCAACCCGTATTTATGGCAAGAGCTGACATCTTTCAAAGTAAGTTCCTTGCCAAGATCCTGAACGGATTTAAAATTTTACCTATCTACAGACAAAGAGATGGCTTCAAGACTGTACAGAACCGTAACGAAGCCATTGCGGAGATAGTGGTAGACCATTTACTCAAAAAGCGTAAACTGGTTATTCATCCTGAAGGTAGCACCGTACAATCACGAAAAGTTAGACCACTGAAGAAAGGACTTGCCCGTTTAGCATTTCAAACCGCTGAAGCTGGCAACTTCGACCTTGACCTCAAGATTGTTCCGGCAGGTATTCATTATGGCAATTTCAGTAAACATGGTAGTGAACTGTTGGTACAATATGGAGAGCCAATCATGTTGAAAGATTACTTTGCCTCATACCACGAAAACAGTGTTGTGACGATCAATCAACTGACAAAGGACATACACATCCGTATGATGGAATTGACTCCTCATTTCAAAGATCAGGATGTCTCTGACCTAACAATGATTGAGGAACAACAACTGATGGATACTCCACAATCTGAGCGATTCCTATATATGCAGGATTATGCAAACCGATTGGCTGAACTGAAAGAGAGTGATCCAGCAGCATGGACTGAAGTGCAGGAATCCTATAAGCACTATAGAAACACTTTGGCTAAAGGAGGTGTCAAGGAGAGAAACCTTCATAACTTCTCTTACCCTGTTAGCAACTTCAATATGGTAGCTGCGGTATTGGCATCACCTCTTGCCTTATGGGGAACTTTACACCATATGCCGTCACTCTTTTTATCCCATAAGTTAGCTTCAATTGATAAGGATCCTGAGAGTTACAGCATGATGAGATATGCTTCATCAGCCCTGACGTTACCGATCTTCTACGGCACTTATATGGGCGCTATGGCTTACTTTACAGATTGGCAAACTTCATTGGTGTACGGAGTATCCCTCCCTCTGACAGCATTTATCGCTACAAGAATGCGTAACACTTACGAACATGTGTATTTCAGGGGAAAATTCCATTGGCTAAAAAGTACCAAGAAAAAGCTCTTTGAGCAGATCAAGGCTTCAGGAAAAAGCTTACAGGAGAAAATCAAAGACATGGATAAAGCAAAAGCAACCTCTTAA
- a CDS encoding Holliday junction resolvase-like protein — protein sequence MQNIIIILLLIVIVYLIILLNKRGKALQVRNKDDIDRAVRASKASTMGKSMEQIIPYFPEFEYNPSDVRFLGSPIDLVVFDGLSEGDLREVVFVEVKTGKSAALPAREKQVRDCILAGNVRWEKLHAKVVEGETQFLISNQ from the coding sequence ATGCAAAACATCATTATCATTTTACTGTTAATTGTAATTGTGTATCTGATCATCTTACTCAACAAAAGGGGAAAAGCCTTGCAGGTTCGTAATAAGGATGATATTGATAGGGCAGTAAGAGCGAGTAAAGCTTCTACCATGGGAAAGTCAATGGAGCAGATTATTCCTTATTTTCCTGAGTTTGAGTACAACCCGAGTGATGTACGATTTTTAGGTTCTCCAATTGACTTGGTGGTATTTGATGGACTTAGTGAGGGAGATTTGAGAGAGGTGGTTTTTGTAGAGGTGAAAACAGGTAAAAGTGCCGCACTGCCAGCAAGAGAAAAACAGGTGCGTGACTGTATTTTGGCAGGTAATGTCAGGTGGGAAAAGCTGCATGCCAAGGTGGTAGAAGGAGAAACACAATTTTTGATTAGTAATCAGTAG